One genomic window of Methanobacterium sp. Maddingley MBC34 includes the following:
- a CDS encoding Formaldehyde-activating enzyme (Fae) (PFAM: Formaldehyde-activating enzyme (Fae)~TIGRFAM: formaldehyde-activating enzyme_SP) codes for MYQIGEALIGNGNEIAHIDLVIGDKNGPVGAAFVNNMSNLSLG; via the coding sequence ATGTACCAGATAGGGGAAGCCTTAATCGGAAACGGAAATGAAATTGCTCACATTGATCTAGTAATTGGAGACAAAAACGGGCCAGTAGGTGCTGCCTTCGTGAATAACATGTCAAATCTTTCACTGGG